GAAAAACTTTCGGCACGAGGTGACGTTACATCCGAGTCAAGGGATGGAAGGAATTTCTTTCTGCTTACAACGTCATATCCCATTGAGAGCAGTATGCTTGAAGAAATAAGAACAGCCCGCGGAGTCACAGGGCTATGGTATGCACTTCCTGTATTCTTCCCACTGCGGGGCAATAGGATATTTACGTCAGGGGCGGAGATGGTTAAGTATTCAGAGGATCACTGCATGACGCTTGGCGAGGCCGCCCTTGAATACGAGTCCGCGTTGCTTGGCATGCCGAAAGATGCTCTTGACGCCGAGATGGACAGGCGGCTGCAGATAATGATCGATTCTGTCGCTCTTGGCCTTTCCGATGCAAGCCCGGCTATGTTCCTTCTTCATCCTGTTGCGAAAAAAATAATGTTGGCAGAAAAAGAGGGCCGGCTTGCAGTCGGCGGTATACATACAAGGGCTGCGGCGCGTGCTATGGCTGCGATGCAGGTCAACAGCGGACAGGGGATAGTGTGTGCCGCGCCGACAGGAGGCTCTGCAGGGGTCATTCCGGGCGTTATGGTTACAATGCTCGAAGACATGAATATTCCACGCAAAGATGTACTTCGTTCTATGTGGGCTGCCGGTGCTGTAGGATGGGTACTTGCGACACGCGGCACTTTTGCCGCCGAGGTGTGCGGCTGTCAGGTTGAGATAGGTGCGGCCGGAGCAATGGGCGCAGGTGCTGTTGTTGAAGCTGCCGGAGGTACGCCGCAGCAGGCTGCGGATGCAGGGGCCGTTATGTTTCAGAACGCAATGGGCCTTGTGTGTGACCTTGTCCAGGCAATCGTGGAGATCCCATGCCACACGAGAAACGGTTCATTTGCTTCTCAGGCGTTCATCTGTGCAGATATGATACTCGGCGGCTACTGTAACTCTGTGACGCTTGACGATACCGTGGATGCGGTCTATGCTTCAGGGCAGATGCTGCCCCTACAGTTGCGCTGTACTTCTCTGGGAGGTATTGCTGTTGCGCCAAGCGCGCTTTCGATGCCCCGGCTAAGATGACTGTGCAGGGATGCCTCTATAAATGTGTTATTTGAAAAACGCGGACTTGTTCTCGTCTATCATGTAATTTCTGTAGTAGAGCATGATGTCGCAAACTACAAACATAGTGTTCAATGTGTACGGGATAAGCAGAAACGGTGTCTCTCCTCCTATAAGTACCTTTGCTATGCCTGCGAAATATCCGGCCAGCACAATGAGGAGAAAAAACAGGCTCTTGCCTTTCCTTGTCCTGCTTATCCATGATTTATAAATTGACGCGGGCCATGCCGCAGCAAAACAGAGCAGCATTACAGCTTCCAGTATGTAACTCCAAAACACAGCAGAGGCTCCTTTCTTACTTCAGCTCAGCAGGGTTCTTTGTACCTGATGTGCTGTCTCTGGCAGAAGTTCCCAGACGAGTTCACGTTTCTCATTGAGTTTTTCAAGCGCCTCTAATGAAATAGTCCATATCTCACACGGGTTGGCATTTTTCACTAGGTCTTCTCCATAACTTGAAAGCTCTTCAGCTAAAGTCCCGGCCTCGTTCTCTGTTTCCGCGGCGAAGATAAGCCAGCTTACACTGTCCTGTTCCTGTGTGTCCCTGTCAACGTAGCCGGGTATGATCATGCGCCGCAGGTTGTTGAGCCAGATATGGAATTTTCCTATTGTCTCCAGGTTGTCCGCAGGTTCCCGGCTTGAAAATACGAAGAGAAACCTGTCCGTGTT
The nucleotide sequence above comes from Synergistaceae bacterium. Encoded proteins:
- a CDS encoding L-serine ammonia-lyase, iron-sulfur-dependent, subunit alpha codes for the protein MTVASILNNVIGPVMPGCSSSHTAGPYHIARMCRSLMGELPSEVIFSFEPCSSIAEVYHEQGSDLALVMGILGLPLTDSRFKHALELFKSYGVNIRFVIESFPEACHPNSIKIEAKLKDGSDFSAVADSTGGGSVIFRRLNGWQVSMTGDAYYLAVESMREEVIEKLSARGDVTSESRDGRNFFLLTTSYPIESSMLEEIRTARGVTGLWYALPVFFPLRGNRIFTSGAEMVKYSEDHCMTLGEAALEYESALLGMPKDALDAEMDRRLQIMIDSVALGLSDASPAMFLLHPVAKKIMLAEKEGRLAVGGIHTRAAARAMAAMQVNSGQGIVCAAPTGGSAGVIPGVMVTMLEDMNIPRKDVLRSMWAAGAVGWVLATRGTFAAEVCGCQVEIGAAGAMGAGAVVEAAGGTPQQAADAGAVMFQNAMGLVCDLVQAIVEIPCHTRNGSFASQAFICADMILGGYCNSVTLDDTVDAVYASGQMLPLQLRCTSLGGIAVAPSALSMPRLR